From a region of the Lactuca sativa cultivar Salinas chromosome 4, Lsat_Salinas_v11, whole genome shotgun sequence genome:
- the LOC111910675 gene encoding uncharacterized protein LOC111910675 gives MCKGSQVSDHITGDSKPKGNDDEEWDCVDAPIKSWFFSTCDPSLLQIISSDHCTAKDLWENLEKFFLNNKMSCMLELQDQFRNTRKGSSSITEFCHTLKNLVNDLKDVDSSITEVELVMQILRQLPPSYHNIMDVITNTKPFLTFLEAKNMLLLHESREANSDSTTEAPFTTSAALYSSSTNSGKSKNKWSKYRKNNKNASKGGGNQGNLAAPNSFAGILGNAQAYYANMATQQLGNQASGSFITGSQQQHMPLSSPTQQPINFHVGLPAALRQPTASWSSLFPRH, from the coding sequence atgTGTAAGGGTAGTCAAGTTTCCGATCACATCACCGGTGATTCAAAACCGAAGGGCAATGATGATGAAGAGTGGGATTGCGTTGATGCTCCCATTAAATCTTGGTTCTTTTCCACCTGTGATCCAAGTTTATTACAAATTATCTCTAGTGATCACTGTACTGCAAAAGATTTGTGGGAAAATCTTGAAAAATTCTTTTTGAATAATAAGATGTCCTGTATGCTCGAACTACAAGATCAATTCCGTAATACACGCAAGGGTTCTTCCTCAATCACTGAATTTTGCCACACATTAAAGAATCTTGTTAATGACCTTAAAGATGTTGATTCATCTATTACGGAAGTCGAACTTGTAATGCAAATCCTACGTCAATTACCCCCCTCCTACCACAATATTATGGATGTGATTACCAACACGAAACCATTCCTAACTTTTCTTGAAGCAAAAAATATGTTACTTCTCCATGAATCACGTGAAGCTAATAGTGATTCCACCACTGAAGCACCTTTTACAACAAGTGCCGCTCTTTATTCCTCCTCAACAAATTCTGGAAAGTCAAAGAACAAATGGTCCAAATATcgcaaaaacaacaaaaatgcgTCAAAAGGAGGTGGTAATCAAGGTAATTTGGCTGCTCCTAACTCTTTTGCAGGTATTCTTGGGAATGCTCAAGCCTACTATGCCAACATGGCAACTCAGCAACTCGGAAATCAAGCTTCTGGCAGCTTTATTACAGGATCACAACAGCAACACATGCCACTGTCGAGCCCAACTCAACAGCCTATCAACTTTCATGTTGGGCTTCCTGCTGCCCTCCGCCAGCCCACAGCCTCTTGGTCCAGCCTCTTTCCCCGCCACTAA